A genome region from Psychrobacter jeotgali includes the following:
- the metH gene encoding methionine synthase: MTSQTTSTTNSASNSHADNDFILSPPAIFPFKENQLTARARIVEQMKARILMLDGAMGTHIQNYKLEEADYRGERFADIEQDVRGNNDLLVLTQPQMIKDIHLAHLEAGADIIETNTFNGTRLSMSDYNMQYLVPELNKTAAKIAREAADEFTAQNPNKPRFVAGVIGPTSRTCSLSPDVNDPAFRNITFDELVLNYREATLALIEGGVDIILIETIFDTLNAKAAIFAITGVFEDIGFELPIMISGTITDASGRTLSGQTAEAFYNSIRHAEPLSVGFNCALGADALRPHIQTLSNIANTFVSAHPNAGLPNEFGEYDETAEETTALLEGFAKAGILNIVGGCCGTTPEHIRQIANMVANYAPRQIPEIATACRLSGLEPFNITVDSLFVNVGERTNVTGSKKFLRLIKTEAYTEALDVARDQVEGGAQIVDINMDEGMLDSEQAMIHFVNLVSGEPDISRVPLMIDSSKWEIIQAGLKRTQGKCVVNSISLKEGYDEFVERAKLCRRYGAAIMVMAFDEDGQADTYERKIEICQRSYDILVDEVGFPSEDIIFDPNIFAVATGITEHNNYGADFINATRWITENLPNAMVSGGVSNVSFSFRGNPIREAINSVFLYHAIKNGLTMGIVNPSMLEIYDDIPREARDAIEDVMLNRNQGESGQDATERLMTIAENFQSDGKKKDSGADLAWREESVEKRIEHALVKGITTYIDADTKEAWEKYPKPLDVIEGPLMDGMNVVGDLFGAGKMFLPQVVKSARVMKQSVAWLNPYIEAEKVEGEAKGKILLATVKGDVHDIGKNIVGVVLGCNGYDILDLGVMVPCEKILDTAIEEKVDIIGLSGLITPSLDEMVYVAKQMQERGMTLPLMIGGATTSKAHTAVKIEPNYQNDGVIYVTDASRSVGVVTKLLSKENRQALIDETRSEYIKVRERLANRKPKAPKLSYAQSIELGFQFDWDNYVPPTPNQLGQVVFEDYAIDNLIPYIDWTPFFISWGLVGKYPKIFDDKVVGEEAKDLFGNAQELMRKLIDEKLVTAKGVFKIMPARRTDSDTITVYDKAPEDGGQPTHTFEHLRQQSDKASGKPNFSLADFISPSEQHTDYLGGFTVSMEGAQELSDKYKEAGDDYNAIMVQALCDRLAEAFAEHLHELIRKDYWGYQADETLTNDELIKEKYVGIRPAPGYPACPEHTEKGKLFDWLGTVDAIGTTLTESFAMWPASSVSGFYYSHPDSEYFNVGKIDRDQLEDYAKRKDWDIKTAEKWLNPNLG, encoded by the coding sequence ATGACTTCACAGACCACCTCAACGACGAATTCAGCGTCTAACTCTCACGCTGATAATGACTTTATCCTAAGCCCACCCGCTATCTTTCCTTTTAAGGAAAATCAATTAACAGCACGTGCACGTATTGTTGAGCAGATGAAGGCACGAATTCTGATGCTTGATGGAGCGATGGGTACCCACATCCAAAATTATAAGCTGGAAGAAGCCGATTATCGCGGTGAGCGCTTTGCTGATATCGAACAGGATGTGCGTGGTAATAATGACTTGCTAGTCCTTACTCAGCCGCAAATGATTAAGGATATTCATTTGGCGCACCTTGAGGCTGGCGCAGATATCATTGAGACTAATACCTTTAACGGTACACGGCTGTCGATGTCTGACTATAATATGCAGTATTTGGTGCCGGAGCTGAACAAGACCGCGGCTAAGATTGCCCGTGAAGCGGCTGATGAGTTTACCGCGCAAAATCCAAACAAACCACGCTTTGTCGCTGGCGTTATCGGACCAACCTCACGTACCTGCTCGCTGTCACCTGATGTCAACGACCCTGCTTTTCGTAATATTACCTTTGATGAGCTGGTGCTTAACTATCGTGAAGCTACACTAGCGCTGATTGAAGGCGGCGTCGATATCATCTTGATTGAGACCATTTTTGATACTCTAAACGCCAAAGCGGCGATATTTGCCATCACTGGGGTATTCGAAGATATTGGTTTTGAGCTGCCTATTATGATATCAGGCACCATTACTGATGCCTCAGGACGTACGCTATCAGGGCAAACTGCTGAAGCCTTTTATAACTCGATTCGCCATGCCGAACCGCTGTCGGTGGGTTTTAACTGTGCACTTGGCGCTGATGCGCTACGTCCACATATCCAAACGCTGTCTAATATTGCTAATACCTTTGTCTCTGCCCATCCAAACGCCGGTCTGCCCAATGAGTTTGGTGAATACGATGAAACGGCTGAGGAAACCACGGCGCTGCTAGAGGGTTTTGCTAAAGCAGGAATATTAAACATCGTTGGCGGCTGCTGCGGCACCACCCCTGAACATATTCGCCAAATTGCCAATATGGTCGCCAACTATGCGCCGCGCCAGATTCCAGAGATTGCGACTGCCTGCCGTTTATCCGGGCTTGAACCCTTTAACATCACCGTTGATAGTTTATTCGTCAACGTCGGCGAGCGTACTAACGTTACTGGCTCTAAAAAGTTCTTACGCTTAATCAAAACCGAAGCCTATACCGAGGCGCTAGACGTCGCCCGTGACCAAGTCGAAGGCGGCGCGCAAATCGTCGATATCAACATGGATGAGGGCATGCTCGACTCTGAGCAGGCGATGATTCATTTCGTCAATCTGGTCTCGGGTGAGCCAGATATCAGCCGAGTACCACTGATGATTGACTCCTCCAAGTGGGAGATTATCCAAGCAGGTCTTAAGCGCACACAAGGTAAATGCGTAGTCAACTCTATCTCCTTAAAAGAAGGTTATGATGAGTTTGTCGAGCGTGCCAAGCTTTGTAGACGTTACGGTGCAGCGATTATGGTAATGGCTTTTGATGAAGACGGTCAGGCCGACACTTATGAGCGCAAAATTGAGATTTGCCAGCGCAGTTATGACATTTTGGTCGATGAAGTTGGCTTCCCTAGTGAAGACATTATCTTTGACCCCAATATCTTCGCCGTCGCCACCGGTATCACCGAGCATAATAATTATGGTGCGGACTTTATCAATGCCACGCGCTGGATAACCGAAAACCTGCCCAATGCTATGGTCTCAGGCGGGGTCTCTAACGTCTCCTTTAGCTTCCGGGGCAACCCCATTCGGGAAGCCATTAACTCGGTATTTTTATACCACGCCATTAAGAACGGCTTGACCATGGGTATCGTCAACCCTTCTATGCTGGAGATATACGACGATATTCCCAGGGAAGCGCGCGACGCCATCGAAGACGTCATGCTCAATCGCAATCAAGGCGAGAGCGGTCAAGACGCTACCGAACGCTTGATGACTATCGCTGAAAACTTCCAATCTGATGGTAAGAAAAAAGATAGTGGAGCTGATCTAGCATGGCGCGAGGAATCGGTCGAGAAGCGCATCGAGCACGCCCTAGTGAAAGGTATAACCACCTATATCGATGCCGACACCAAGGAAGCTTGGGAGAAATATCCTAAACCGCTGGACGTCATCGAAGGGCCACTAATGGATGGGATGAACGTGGTCGGCGACCTATTTGGCGCAGGCAAAATGTTCTTACCGCAAGTGGTCAAATCCGCTCGCGTAATGAAGCAGTCGGTTGCGTGGCTCAATCCGTACATTGAAGCGGAAAAAGTTGAGGGCGAAGCTAAAGGTAAGATCCTATTGGCAACGGTCAAAGGCGACGTCCACGATATCGGCAAAAATATCGTCGGCGTGGTACTCGGCTGTAACGGCTACGATATCCTCGACTTGGGGGTGATGGTACCCTGTGAGAAAATCCTCGATACTGCTATTGAGGAAAAAGTCGATATCATCGGGTTGTCAGGACTGATTACCCCAAGCCTTGATGAGATGGTCTATGTCGCCAAGCAAATGCAAGAGCGCGGTATGACCTTACCTCTAATGATTGGCGGTGCCACTACTTCAAAAGCCCATACTGCGGTCAAAATCGAACCCAACTATCAAAACGATGGGGTCATTTATGTCACCGATGCGTCACGCTCGGTGGGTGTAGTCACTAAGCTACTATCCAAAGAAAACCGTCAAGCACTTATCGACGAAACCCGTAGTGAGTACATAAAGGTACGTGAGCGCCTTGCTAATCGCAAACCTAAAGCACCTAAGCTTTCTTACGCCCAATCCATCGAGCTTGGCTTTCAGTTTGATTGGGACAACTATGTACCGCCTACGCCTAATCAACTCGGGCAAGTAGTGTTTGAAGACTATGCCATTGATAATTTAATACCCTATATAGATTGGACGCCGTTCTTTATCTCGTGGGGACTGGTCGGCAAATATCCCAAAATATTCGATGATAAAGTAGTTGGCGAAGAGGCCAAAGACTTATTTGGCAATGCGCAAGAGCTCATGCGTAAGCTTATCGATGAAAAACTAGTAACGGCAAAAGGGGTGTTTAAAATCATGCCGGCTCGCCGCACCGATAGCGATACCATCACCGTCTACGATAAAGCGCCTGAGGATGGCGGACAGCCCACTCATACCTTTGAACATCTGCGCCAACAGTCAGACAAAGCTAGTGGCAAGCCTAACTTTAGCTTGGCCGATTTCATCTCACCATCAGAGCAGCACACCGATTATTTGGGCGGCTTTACCGTCTCTATGGAAGGTGCGCAAGAATTGTCGGATAAGTATAAAGAAGCCGGCGACGACTATAATGCCATCATGGTACAAGCGCTATGCGACCGCTTAGCCGAAGCCTTTGCCGAGCATTTGCATGAGCTGATTCGTAAAGACTACTGGGGCTATCAGGCTGATGAAACCCTCACTAATGACGAGCTAATCAAAGAAAAATACGTCGGCATCCGCCCGGCTCCAGGCTACCCTGCCTGTCCTGAACATACTGAAAAAGGCAAACTGTTCGATTGGCTCGGTACGGTTGACGCTATTGGCACCACGCTCACCGAGAGCTTTGCGATGTGGCCGGCCTCCTCAGTCAGTGGATTTTATTACTCGCATCCAGACAGTGAGTATTTCAACGTCGGTAAAATCGACCGCGACCAGTTGGAGGATTATGCCAAACGTAAGGATTGGGATATCAAGACGGCTGAGAAGTGGTTGAATCCGAATTTGGGTTAG
- a CDS encoding fasciclin domain-containing protein, whose amino-acid sequence MKITKMATIGILAISLVGLSACNNMMPAKSPMAKAPVTSQSMAKMNVVQVAQSDASFSVLVEAVQAARLVGTLSNPNANYTILAPTNAAFAQALQETGMTKAQLFANKTLLTKILSYHVINANAPIYAKDVRPGKIAMLSKDVLTVTPQKTLMDESGRTANIIKTDIAASNGVVHVIDKVLLPQ is encoded by the coding sequence ATGAAAATTACCAAAATGGCGACAATCGGTATTCTTGCTATTTCATTAGTGGGCTTAAGTGCCTGTAATAATATGATGCCAGCCAAAAGCCCAATGGCAAAAGCACCTGTAACTAGCCAATCTATGGCAAAAATGAACGTGGTGCAAGTGGCACAGAGCGATGCTAGTTTCTCAGTGTTGGTCGAAGCGGTACAGGCTGCAAGATTAGTAGGCACACTGTCCAACCCCAATGCGAACTACACTATACTGGCACCTACCAATGCCGCCTTTGCTCAAGCACTGCAAGAAACAGGCATGACCAAAGCGCAGTTGTTTGCTAATAAGACCTTATTGACTAAAATTTTAAGCTACCATGTCATTAATGCTAATGCCCCCATTTATGCTAAAGACGTTAGACCCGGTAAGATAGCTATGCTAAGCAAAGATGTCTTGACAGTTACGCCGCAAAAAACGCTAATGGATGAAAGTGGTCGTACAGCTAATATTATCAAAACCGATATAGCCGCTAGTAATGGTGTAGTGCACGTCATTGATAAAGTGCTCTTACCACAATAA
- a CDS encoding fasciclin domain-containing protein: protein MLKKTLLSLAIATSAITLVACNDTETVVDPVETETTPDVVVDETAVEAEPMVETDPMVDTEVVATQNITEMAASNPDLSTLVAALQAAGLDQTLATDGQFTVFAPNNAAFEDLLATLGVTQEELLADKDLLTSVLTYHVVPDTTVMAADIPYGNDITTVNGAAFNISDANVITGANGGTANITAPDMVATNGVVHVIDTVLLPQ, encoded by the coding sequence ATGTTAAAAAAGACTTTATTATCTCTAGCAATTGCAACCAGTGCTATTACTTTAGTAGCCTGTAATGATACAGAAACAGTCGTTGATCCGGTTGAGACTGAAACCACTCCTGATGTTGTTGTTGATGAAACTGCAGTTGAAGCAGAGCCAATGGTCGAAACTGATCCTATGGTTGATACTGAAGTAGTTGCTACGCAAAATATCACTGAAATGGCTGCTAGCAACCCTGATTTATCAACTCTAGTTGCAGCTCTACAGGCGGCTGGATTGGATCAAACACTAGCAACAGATGGCCAATTCACAGTATTTGCGCCAAATAATGCCGCTTTTGAAGACTTGCTAGCTACGCTTGGCGTGACTCAAGAAGAGCTACTAGCCGATAAAGATTTACTAACCAGTGTTCTTACTTACCATGTGGTACCTGATACTACAGTAATGGCTGCTGATATCCCTTATGGTAATGATATTACTACCGTTAACGGTGCAGCATTTAACATTAGTGATGCAAACGTTATCACTGGCGCTAATGGTGGTACGGCTAATATTACTGCTCCAGATATGGTAGCAACCAATGGCGTTGTTCACGTTATCGATACCGTATTATTGCCACAGTAA
- a CDS encoding alanine/glycine:cation symporter family protein → MEEYLVKFVDVANGLIWSNWLVGLCLLAGFFYSVMTRFVQVRLFKEMLRLLFRGKPDNDGISSFQALAVSLAGRVGMGNIAGVAAAIGFGGPSAVFWMWVVAFLGASTAYVESTLGQIYKERDVVTGEYRGGPAYYFERALGQKWYGILFAIASIIACGVFLPGVQANGVINAVAQVAGEGSAMSFAGMETGSTRLIALGIILAVLGFIIFGGIKRIATFTEYAVPFMALGYILLALLIMFTNFSKIPEVFGMIISDIFTAQAGFGAAIGWGVKRGIYSNEAGQGTGPHAAAAAAVDHPAQQGLVQAFSVYVDTLLVCTATAFMILSTGMYNIQGELADGQFLVQNVAADIEINSPSFTQMAMESVYGTFGNTFIAVAVFFFAFTTILAYYYIAEVNISYLTRSMGKGASKAGQFIVKLIIMFMVAYGALNSSGYIWGLGDVGVGLMAWLNIVGIIIIFFVARPAIDILRDYEAQLKAGGGTSYKRFTFDPKKFGVKNATYWEERHLQEQELLKQEALRKEP, encoded by the coding sequence TCGATGTAGCAAACGGACTTATTTGGAGCAATTGGTTAGTAGGATTATGTTTATTAGCAGGATTTTTTTATTCTGTTATGACGCGCTTCGTACAAGTGCGGCTGTTTAAAGAGATGCTTAGACTATTATTTAGAGGCAAACCTGATAACGATGGCATTTCATCCTTTCAGGCACTAGCCGTTTCCCTCGCTGGGCGCGTGGGTATGGGTAACATCGCTGGGGTCGCTGCTGCTATTGGTTTCGGTGGTCCAAGTGCGGTATTTTGGATGTGGGTAGTAGCTTTCTTAGGTGCATCTACTGCTTATGTGGAGTCCACCTTAGGTCAGATTTATAAAGAGCGCGATGTCGTCACCGGCGAATACCGTGGTGGTCCAGCTTATTACTTTGAGCGCGCGCTCGGTCAAAAGTGGTACGGTATTTTGTTTGCCATTGCTTCTATCATTGCTTGCGGGGTGTTCTTGCCCGGCGTACAAGCAAACGGGGTCATCAACGCCGTCGCTCAGGTAGCAGGCGAAGGCTCAGCCATGAGCTTTGCAGGTATGGAGACCGGTTCAACTCGCCTTATCGCTCTAGGTATTATCCTAGCAGTCTTAGGATTTATCATTTTTGGCGGCATCAAGCGTATTGCAACCTTTACAGAATACGCCGTTCCCTTTATGGCATTAGGCTATATTTTACTGGCTTTACTTATCATGTTTACTAACTTTAGTAAGATTCCAGAAGTGTTTGGAATGATCATTAGTGACATTTTTACTGCGCAAGCTGGTTTTGGTGCCGCTATCGGTTGGGGGGTGAAGCGTGGTATCTACTCCAATGAAGCCGGTCAAGGTACAGGCCCTCATGCTGCGGCTGCTGCCGCGGTAGATCATCCTGCTCAGCAGGGTTTGGTACAGGCGTTCTCAGTATACGTTGATACGCTATTAGTTTGTACTGCTACTGCCTTTATGATTTTATCTACCGGTATGTACAACATCCAAGGTGAGCTAGCAGACGGTCAGTTCCTTGTTCAAAACGTAGCGGCAGATATTGAGATCAACTCGCCCTCCTTTACTCAGATGGCGATGGAATCAGTTTATGGTACTTTTGGTAATACCTTTATTGCCGTAGCGGTATTCTTCTTCGCCTTTACGACTATCTTGGCCTACTACTATATCGCTGAGGTTAATATCTCCTACCTAACCCGCTCTATGGGTAAAGGCGCTAGTAAAGCGGGTCAGTTCATTGTCAAGTTAATTATTATGTTTATGGTGGCTTATGGCGCACTTAATAGCTCAGGTTATATCTGGGGCCTTGGCGATGTTGGCGTTGGTCTGATGGCATGGCTTAATATTGTCGGTATTATCATCATCTTCTTTGTAGCACGTCCAGCTATCGATATCTTGCGCGATTATGAGGCACAGCTCAAAGCGGGTGGCGGCACCAGTTACAAGAGATTTACTTTCGATCCTAAGAAGTTTGGTGTTAAAAATGCCACTTACTGGGAAGAGCGTCATTTGCAAGAGCAAGAATTGCTTAAGCAAGAAGCCCTGCGTAAAGAGCCTTGA